A window of Macrotis lagotis isolate mMagLag1 chromosome 1, bilby.v1.9.chrom.fasta, whole genome shotgun sequence genomic DNA:
GAGCTTTAAAGAGCCCGGACCCCGCCTCCAGCCCAGGCGGCCGCCGCGGTCCTGCCGGACACCATGGCCTCGCCGAGCTCCAAGCTCCAGTTGTTTGTCAAGGtgcggggggccgggccgggccgggccgggccggggcggggggggggggctgcccgAGAGAACGAAACGGGGCTGGGTTGGGGGCGGGCTGGGCCGGGGCTGCTTTCCTTTGGCTGCAGATTCTTTGGAAGGGGCGACCGAGGCTCGCGCGTCCCTCCCCCCTCGCCCGAGTGGCCCGGGGGCCCCGGGGGTCCACTGTCCGGGAGGGGGCCCAGCAGACAGGACAGGCTCCCAAGGGGTCAGCTCTCACGcccgcggccccggccccccAGCCCAGGCTCCGCAGTGTCCGGGGCACTGGCAGCGTTTGAGACGCTGGATGGGGATGCAGGGGAGGGGGACTGGGCTGACTGCCCGGGCGCATGGGCTGGGGACTATTTCTGCCAAAGGCAGGCCTAAACCCAGTGGTCTCAGCCAGCTGGAGACATGCTTTGTGCCCATTTCCATACACTTTCTGAGAGGAAACGGCGGGAAGAGCGATACCAGAACCCAGGAGTCTGATTCCCCCATAAGGAGGCCTTGCTCAAGACCTTGGCTTGAACCCCAGTCCGACTCTCACTGCCCGCAGGGGGCAATTATCCTGACTGGGCAAGCAGCTAGATTGCCTGATACCCTGTATAGAAAGGAACTTTCCTGGCTAGCCACCCAGACCCGGGGTAGGTGGGAGTTTTCTATGATTCTTGCACAAAAGAGATTCTCTGTCCATCCTGTCCTCAAGATAAGGGAATGATGTCTCAGGTGATCCTGAAGGGTGTCCACCATCACTCAAGTGAACTGTGGGGTAGGGTGGACTTATTCACAGATGAGGGTACTGGGAAGGTGGGAATGCCAAGAGCATCAGCTCCTCAGAATCTGAGCCAAGCAACCTGGGTTAGGGGCTCCTGGTCTGGACTTTGCTCCACTGTGGGCACCAATGGGTGTATTCTTGCCATGACGTTCTACTGGCAGTGCCCGATGCCATGAGGTGAATCACTGAAAAAACAGTTTGGTCAGGAGCTGGGCTGGGCCCCACCCTGTATAGCCCGTCTGCCTGGTAACACTGGGATGATGCCCAGGGACCTTCAGTTGATGGGGAAGCAGCATGTGCCCATTTCCCTGGTGCCATTGTTGTGTCCCCCCTTGGGGTGGGGCCTTTTCCCTGGCACCATGACAGCCCATGTAGGCACAGTGCCAGGCTCCAAGTAGCACAGGCTCTGTTATTCTCCCTACCCCTTAAGGGCTCTCACCTCCCCCTTGAAAGAAGCCCCACCCAGCCCTGTTGGTTCTGAGAGGCTGTCCGCATCCCAGGTCCTCTTTTAAAAGATGTGGGTGAGGGGCATTGCCTAGGCCTGAAAACATTCCCTTCCTTGATGGCTTAGGTTGGCCTGGTTTCCTGCATTCTCTCTTACCAAACTGGATATACCTATTGCCATCCTTTTACTCTCCCTGAGGCTTATGTAAATTCTCTTCTGCCTCCCCCCCAGGCCAGTGAAGATGGTGAGAGTGTAGGGAACTGTCCCTTCTGCCATCGTTTCTTCATGATCCTGCTTCTCAAAGATGTCCCCTTCACTCTCACTACTGTGGACACCAAGAGGTAAAGACTGGCTCACTGGAACTGGGTGAGGGAAAACTACACCCCACCTTAGCTTCCAGCAAAATCTATTTCTGTCTGAGGTTACCTGTCCTGTGCCCGGGTGCCTATCATGATTCCTTTTCCTGTGACAAAAATTTGGCCCCCCATTGGCTACCACATTACAGGTCCTTGGATGTGCTGAAGGACTTTGCCCCTGGCTCCCAGCTGCCTATTCTGCTACATGATGGGGAAGTCAAGACGGATATCATTCAGATTGAAGAGTTCCTGGAACAGACACTGGGGCCACCCAAGTAAGAGCCTGAGTGGTGGGTATATGAGAGTACAGCCAAGAAGCAGGACCAGTGAGCAACAGAGCAGTGGTCAGAGAGCCGGATGGTCTTCACTGATCATATTAAGTCCAACTCACTTTTCTTACAGAGGAGTAAACCAGGGATCAGCAAGAAGAGACTTACCCAAAGTCTCCCTACCCCTTAAGGGTAGGTTGGTGGGTGGTCAAGGAgagagtctgaatttgaattcaggtcccctaTACTCTTTACTTTATAACATGCTACTTTCTACTCAGTGGTTCCCCCTTCTCCATTCAAATCTTCTCAGGGAGGGATCTGATCAtcctttttttccaaggcaagtTCTTTACTGAGGACAGCATTGAGTCACCCTTCAATcatgtggggtgggggggctaTCCTTTAATAAGAGGCAAAACCTTTAGTCAAGGGAGATTGGTTCCCCTTGGGGACAAGGGAGGAGTCATAGACATAGTAGGTGAGGTAGGTATGATTTGGAGAGATGAGAGTGAGATTTCTCATATTCCCTCAAGTCTGAAAAGGAAATATGATGGGAAAATAGGAATTGCTAGTGGGATGATCCCAAGTAGGACCAGGGGGCTAGGGGCAATTCTTACCTTCCCCAAGAGattgttttcttgaattttcCTCTGTGGCTAAAGGGAAGGGTCAAGGAAGGGAAAGAGCATTTACATACCATGGTGccgagcactttacaaatacatTAGGAGCATAAAGGGAGGAGGGGAGTGTGTCTGAAGCTTGATAACCGGGATActgatgggagaaaggaaagggaggagaaccaCCCCCTTCCAACAAGGTGAGAGTGCCTATGGTCTTCAGGAGGATCCATGGGTTCTCCCATTTGCCTCCTAATCCTGCCTTCATCCTTTAGCTTCCCCAGCCTGGTTCCTCGATATAAGGAATCTAACCTAGCCGGGAATGATGTCTTCCACAAGTTCTCAGCTTTCATCAAAAATACTTCTCCTGCTCAGGATGAAGGTGAATCTTCAGGCAGATCATATGCTGGGGTGGGATAAGCTGGGTTAGGTGGGTCAGGATGTGTCCTTCCTGGGGGAGAAGAGTGTGAGAGTGAGTCCAGTGCATTCTTTGCCTACTGCTTGTCACTGTCTTTGCAGAGTTTTTAGTCTAGATACAAAGATAAGATGCATATACAGGTAGACTATTAcgtaataaatatattaaagagTTTTAAAACAAAGTTCTGTGAGACCCTTTTGGGGGAGGAGCTTTTTATTGACTCAGGATTATCAGGAAAGGTTTTTTCATGAAGGAAGTAGCATTTCATCTGGGCTCAAAGGATAGATAGGAAGTCtgatggagaaggaagaggattCAGTCATAGGAAACACTGAGCAAAGGCAGAGGTAGGGAGGGCATGTCAGGCTTTGAGGAGGCAGTATAGGTTCCTTTGACTTGAGCATGATGTGTGGAGGTGAGGAAtgagagaagacaggaaaggtAGGGCTTTGCCAGGTTTTGGAAGGTCTTGAATGGCCAAGAGAAGAGAATGATCTTTAATCAGGAGGCAATATAGAGCCACTGATGATTTCTGAGCAGTGGTTAAATCACCAGGTGAATGCTTGGTTCTACCAGTACTCATGGGGGCTGGAGAGGAGGTGGAGAAGACAGTA
This region includes:
- the CLIC3 gene encoding chloride intracellular channel protein 3 isoform X1, which codes for MASPSSKLQLFVKASEDGESVGNCPFCHRFFMILLLKDVPFTLTTVDTKRSLDVLKDFAPGSQLPILLHDGEVKTDIIQIEEFLEQTLGPPNFPSLVPRYKESNLAGNDVFHKFSAFIKNTSPAQDEALYRSLLRALVKLNGYLTTPLEHELTLDPELKQSQRRFLDGDELTLADCNLLPKLHIVNTVCTHYRQAPIPAELRGIHRYLENARQMKEFKYTCPQSSEILAAYASVARAR